Below is a genomic region from Flammeovirgaceae bacterium SG7u.111.
GTTACCTATGATTGATTGCAAAGCGGCAAAACTACTTCTTCAAAATGGTTTTTATGTTACGGACATCCCGATTTTAAAAGGGCATTTGCTCGAAAAAGGATTTCGAGATTTTTTGATCCAAGAAGAACGCTACAAGCTTGACTTTTTACAGAAAAAATACGGTTATGCTTTTGATGGCTACTCCTTTTTGGGGCAGGAAGACAGCAGCAACCAAGCCTACAACGACTTGGTGCACACCTTCGTGGTCTCAGATTTTCACCAGCCCGATAAATTCCCCAAGGAATTTGCCGCATTTTTTGAGCAGGAATGGGATGAATGCTTGGGCTTAGTAAGCGAAGTGGAGAGGGAAATAATACAACAACTCGAATTGAAAGGGTTGGCGGAGTTGTACAAGGAAAAATTGGGGCACATGGTTTCGTGCAACTACTACCCTCCTATCAAAGGTTTTGAAAGCTACGCAGTGGAAAAC
It encodes:
- a CDS encoding 2OG-Fe(II) oxygenase family protein encodes the protein MIDCKAAKLLLQNGFYVTDIPILKGHLLEKGFRDFLIQEERYKLDFLQKKYGYAFDGYSFLGQEDSSNQAYNDLVHTFVVSDFHQPDKFPKEFAAFFEQEWDECLGLVSEVEREIIQQLELKGLAELYKEKLGHMVSCNYYPPIKGFESYAVENTRLSAHNDISLFTVFPFGLAAGFEFENAEGEWIQVPPCDTVLIFPDFMLEYWTQGKLKSLNHRVSLPQSRSSDRVSFAFFSLPKPEQSFGLCEGEGACTSEVYFEKYLGQFD